One window of Oscillibacter hominis genomic DNA carries:
- a CDS encoding helix-turn-helix domain-containing protein yields MKIFAYHGMKNVSGSRIRQARRALKLSQTELAAQLQVRGVVLERDTISRMEIGDRIVADYELRTMAEILKVDVAWLLNVEEGEEQWVGQAGERPDAY; encoded by the coding sequence GTGAAAATATTTGCATATCACGGGATGAAAAATGTGTCGGGGTCCCGCATCCGCCAGGCAAGAAGGGCGCTGAAACTGTCGCAGACAGAGCTGGCGGCCCAGCTGCAGGTCCGAGGGGTGGTCCTTGAGCGGGATACCATCAGCAGGATGGAGATTGGGGACCGGATTGTAGCGGATTATGAGCTGCGCACGATGGCGGAAATCCTGAAGGTGGATGTGGCGTGGCTTCTCAATGTGGAAGAAGGGGAGGAACAGTGGGTGGGCCAGGCCGGCGAGCGGCCCGACGCCTATTGA
- a CDS encoding MATE family efflux transporter, with translation MNNELGREITLPSILKFTFPSILTMVVMSLYTVVDGTFVSRLVGTNAFSAVNIVYPLLSVTIGLGTMFGTGLTAVVSRKLGEGKEEEARQDLTFVLLTTILLGVAVTLVCFFCLEDIIRALGANDEIFQDCRDYAFPLVFFFGANILQLQFQTLYVACGKPYIGLATTVLGGLANVALDYLFIARFHMGVAGAAIATGIGYALPTVYGLAYFACNRKGALYFVKPKADFRLLLHTMVNGSSEMVNNLSTSVTTFLFNIIMMRMLGQDGVAAVSILLYLDFVLIAIALGYSLGVAPLFSYNYGSGEEEKLKRLFRMSTRFSFAVGAVMSAGTFLFAKHLAGIFTHQGTPVYELAVSGLGIYALSYLFKGYNVFASALFTAFGDGRTSAILSFLRTFVFLSASLLGLSSLFGVEGVWFATPVAELLSLALSLFYLIRCRRRYGYWK, from the coding sequence ATGAACAATGAGCTGGGGCGGGAGATTACGCTCCCCTCCATTTTAAAATTCACCTTCCCCTCCATCCTGACCATGGTGGTGATGTCTCTCTATACGGTGGTGGACGGCACCTTTGTCTCACGCTTGGTGGGAACCAACGCGTTCTCTGCGGTAAATATCGTCTACCCGCTTTTGAGCGTCACCATCGGCCTGGGCACCATGTTTGGGACCGGGCTGACGGCCGTCGTCTCCCGAAAATTAGGGGAGGGGAAAGAGGAGGAGGCGCGGCAGGACCTGACCTTCGTCCTTCTGACCACAATCCTCCTTGGCGTGGCGGTGACGCTGGTATGCTTTTTCTGTTTGGAGGACATCATCCGGGCGCTGGGCGCCAATGACGAGATTTTCCAGGATTGCCGGGACTATGCCTTTCCGCTGGTCTTTTTCTTTGGGGCCAATATTTTGCAGCTTCAGTTTCAGACCCTCTATGTGGCCTGCGGAAAGCCCTACATCGGCCTTGCGACCACTGTGCTGGGCGGGCTTGCCAATGTGGCGCTGGACTATCTCTTCATCGCCAGGTTCCATATGGGAGTCGCCGGAGCCGCCATTGCAACGGGCATCGGGTACGCCTTACCGACGGTGTACGGCCTGGCGTATTTTGCCTGCAACCGCAAGGGGGCGCTCTACTTTGTCAAACCCAAGGCGGATTTCCGCCTTCTGCTCCATACCATGGTCAACGGCTCCTCGGAGATGGTCAATAATCTCTCCACCAGCGTCACCACATTTTTGTTCAACATCATCATGATGCGGATGTTGGGGCAGGACGGCGTGGCGGCAGTCTCCATTTTGCTTTATCTGGACTTTGTGCTCATTGCCATTGCCCTGGGGTATTCCCTTGGCGTGGCACCTCTGTTTTCTTATAATTACGGCAGCGGGGAGGAAGAGAAGCTGAAGCGCCTCTTCCGGATGAGCACCCGGTTCTCCTTTGCAGTGGGAGCAGTGATGTCCGCCGGCACATTCCTGTTCGCAAAACACCTGGCGGGGATTTTTACCCATCAGGGGACGCCGGTCTATGAGTTGGCGGTATCCGGCCTGGGAATTTACGCGCTGAGCTATCTCTTCAAAGGCTATAATGTCTTTGCGTCCGCCCTGTTTACAGCGTTTGGCGACGGGAGGACCTCCGCAATATTATCCTTTCTTCGTACGTTTGTTTTTTTGAGCGCATCGCTTCTGGGGCTCTCATCCCTTTTCGGCGTGGAGGGCGTCTGGTTTGCCACGCCGGTGGCGGAGCTTTTGTCGTTGGCCCTGTCCCTCTTTTATCTCATTCGCTGCCGCCGGCGCTATGGCTACTGGAAGTAA